A DNA window from Mobula birostris isolate sMobBir1 chromosome 3, sMobBir1.hap1, whole genome shotgun sequence contains the following coding sequences:
- the LOC140195022 gene encoding uncharacterized protein yields the protein MDGLYITKECCLTVIKLIVGLLLLMPQGISLICPSVCQHCTKTLVECCNVALTSIPQNLAKTTSSVYLSRNNISSIVSKDLEGFNRLSVLFLDNNSLISLHPQAFASLINLYYLRLNNNQIKTFSLGIFEGLSKLRYLHLQHNQIISIPGGLLSDLTALQYLQLEGNFLSLLSSGMFTGLMNLRALDLANNRILWISNSSFRQLTRLEFLNLQNNCLAWIPSNAFVQLKVLKRLILSNNPIELIHPLSFSGLENLKYLYLNNAKIKAIPKDGFVSLSNLRHLALNNNCITHVNSNAFKILHLGYLQLDNNKISFIESDAFEGMAKTLKVLHLANNHLKNLFPEVLMPLVSLVHLMVNGNPWECTCNILNLRNWLLSSSLRLNIRCQSPSQLRGKSLYAARINEISECNITLYPLGLNTAMRSAATRAVLTSVKTESPNLYFKLEHSSVTKKSLRGLALAAKHNEQFISMLPVQLPVEYTPVNFTTLTGSDMPTISIKPLSICKQSLSNLNQTFDILLVFFILACTAVLLLMFKVLLLRQKVKDLEAEGNNVVEYYSVYPFARYHVTNPVQTIRPEPMTSPEVGQAPTMKIACPVNQAQVILFEHSVL from the coding sequence ATGGATGGACTTTACATTACCAAGGAGTGCTGCTTAACAGTTATAAAACTAATTGTTGGCCTTCTTCTTCTGATGCCCCAAGGCATTTCACTGATTTGCCCTTCTGTTTGCCAGCATTGTACAAAGACTCTGGTGGAGTGCTGCAATGTAGCTTTAACTTCCATTCCTCAGAATCTTGCAAAAACTACTTCTTCAGTTTATCTTAGCAGAAATAATATTTCCAGTATAGTTTCTAAGGATTTAGAAGGATTTAATAGATTGTCAGTACTTTTTCTCGACAATAATAGTCTGATTTCATTACATCCTCAAGCTTTTGCAAGCCTCATCAACCTGTATTACCTGCGATTGAATAATAATCAGATAAAAACATTTAGTCTGGGAATCTTTGAAGGCCTTTCAAAACTTCGATATTTGCACCTGCAGCACAATCAGATTATTTCTATTCCAGGAGGATTGCTTTCTGATTTGACTGCCCTTCAATATTTGCAACTCGAAGGAAATTTTCTTAGCTTGCTCAGTAGTGGAATGTTCACAGGTTTGATGAATCTTCGTGCTCTTGATCTTGCTAACAACAGAATTTTATGGATATCTAATTCTTCATTCAGACAACTTACAAGACTGGAGTTTCTCAATCTACAGAATAACTGCTTGGCATGGATCCCATCAAATGCATTTGTTCAGCTTAAGGTCCTTAAGAGGCTAATTTTATCCAATAACCCAATTGAGCTGATTCATCCTCTATCATTCAGTGGATTAGAAAATCTCAAATATCTTTATCTCAATAATGCCAAAATAAAGGCTATTCCAAAAGATGGCTTTGTTTCACTGAGCAATTTAAGGCATTTAGCTCTAAATAACAATTGTATAACTCATGTCAATTCCAATGCATTTAAAATACTGCATTTAGGGTATTTGCAGCTAGATAATAACAAAATTTCTTTTATTGAGTCAGATGCTTTTGAAGGAATGGCCAAAACATTAAAGGTCCTACACTTGGCGAACAACCATCTTAAAAATTTATTTCCTGAGGTCTTGATGCCACTGGTTTCTCTAGTTCATTTAATGGTAAATGGTAATCCTTGGGAGTGCACCTGCAACATTCTCAATTTGCGGAATTGGCTATTGTCATCTTCACTTCGGTTAAATATTCGCTGTCAGAGTCCATCCCAATTACGTGGTAAATCCTTGTATGCTGCTAGAATTAATGAGATTAGTGAATGTAATATCACCTTGTATCCTTTGGGGTTAAATACTGCAATGAGATCTGCAGCCACTCGTGCAGTCTTGACTTCAGTAAAAACAGAGAGCCCCAATCTTTATTTCAAGCTGGAGCACAGTTCTGTAACTAAGAAAAGCTTAAGAGGGTTGGCACTTGCAGCAAAGCACAATGAACAGTTTATAAGCATGCTTCCAGTGCAGTTGCCAGTTGAATACACACCTGTAAATTTCACCACGTTAACAGGTTCAGATATGCCGACTATTTCAATCAAACCTTTATCAATCTGCAAACAAAGTTTATCAAATTTGAACCAAACCTTTGATATACTGTTGGTCTTTTTCATCTTGGCATGTACAGCAGTTTTACTTCTGATGTTTAAAGTTCTTCTTTTACGGCAGAAGGTTAAGGATTTGGAGGCTGAAGGGAACAATGTTGTAGAGTACTACAGTGTATATCCATTTGCACGATATCATGTGACAAATCCGGTGCAAACAATACGTCCAGAACCCATGACAAGCCCAGAAGTGGGTCAGGCACCTACAATGAAGATAGCATGTCCTGTTAACCAAGCACAGGTTATTTTATTTGAGCATTCTGTCTTATGA